One bacterium genomic window, GGGGAAGAAAGCCTAAAGGAATATAAGGAAGGAAGGATAAAATTTGGTGGTATTAATGATATAAAAAAGGCTTTATACTGAAAATCAATTGAATTTCAAGTATTGTATGTACATCAAACAAAAAAAGAAATTTTAAATCCAAAGCACGAAAAAGTTAATTAGAGATTAGTTAATTAGAGATTGGTTAATTAGAGATTAGTTAATTAGAGATTGGTTAATTAGACTAATTCACCAATTCACTAATCCACCAATTCACTAAAACTAAAATTTTGGATTTGTTTAGAGTTTAGGATTTTTTAAATGATTACCTGAAAACCAATTTTGTTTGGGTATATATGAGACTTGAAAAGGTATTAGTTCCTCTTTCAAGAGGGCTTTTAAAAAGATGATTTACAAAAATAAGGAACTAGAGGATAAATTTTTTGAAAAATTGGAGGTATTTACAAAAAATCCCTTTGAAGGAAGTTTAAGAACACATAAATTAACGGGAAAACTTAAAGGATGGTGGAGCTTTAGCTTGGATTATGAGAAGAGGATTATTTTCAAATTTTTAGAAGGAAACAGGGTCTTACTGATAGATATCGGAAGCCATAATGAGGTGTATTAGGGTAAAAAAAGATATGTACAATTCCGCGTTAAGGTTCAGTAAGGGAAATAGAGAAAAAGAAAAATAAGATGCAAACTTTAACATTAGAGACAACAATAAAAGAGGATGGGAAGCTACAGATTGATATTCCTTGCAGTTTGTCAAAAGGACCAGCAGAAGTAGTTATTGTAGTCCAGCCACTTTCTACCAAACCTATACATTCACTTAGAGGAATATGGAAGGGAAAGGTGAACAGCGGTTTTGATATTCAAGGAGCCTTAAAAGGGATAAGGAAAGAATGGGAAAAGGAATGGGAGGGAAATAATGATTAATTTGCCAATTTTCATAGTAGACACGTGCTCTTTATATTGGTATTTATCAGACTCTGATAGGTTGTCAAAGAATGCTTTACAAATATTTGTTGATGCAGACCAAGAGAAGGGTGTTTTAGTTATACCCTGAAGAGGGTAGGATATGTTTGGTAGTGTTGATGAGGTAAAAAAGGCTTTATATGAGACTTGAAATAGGTATTACTTCCTCTTTCAAGAGGGCATTTAAAAAGAGGATATATAGAAACAATGGGATTGATTCATCAAGAAGATATAATGAGTGCTATTTTAAAGGCTTGCCCTGATGTTGAAAGGGTCTTTCTCTTTGGCTCAAGGGCAAGGAGGGATTATAAAAATCCCCATTGTGATATAGATATAGGAATAATGGGAAAGAATAGATTAAGCTCTTTAGAGCTATCAAGGATTGATGATGAATTGGATAAGATAGATACATTGTACACTATTGAGGTTGTTGATTTTAGTAAAAGGGATGATGAATTTTCTAAAGAGGCATTAAGGGATATAGAGTTGCTATATGAAAAGGGATAATCTTTCAAAACAACTAAAGGATGCTTATGAAAGGCTGAAAGAGGCTTTGGCTATTCCTCTTTCAGAAAGCCCATTAGCCCTTGATGGGACAATACAAAGGTTTGAGTTTACATTTGAGCTTTGCTGGAAGACCCTGAAGGCAATTTTGGATGATGAAGGGACTGTTTGCTATTCTCCAAAGTCTTGTCTGAAGGAGGCATTTCATCTTTATAATGAAAACATTGCCTTGGGAATATATAAAACTATTAAAGAGAGGCATTATTTAATTGACTCATTAATTAAGGAGATTTCAAATGCTTGATTATTTAGAGATATTTAGGGCGTTTAATAAAGGGGGAATTAGGTATATTGTGGTTGGAGGTCTTGCTGTGAACCTTCAGGGGATTCCAAGAATGACTTATGATATAGACATAATTCTGGATTTAGAGGATAAAAATATAGAAAGATTTACTTCCCTTTTGAAGGAATGGGGATTTAAACCAAGGGTTCCTGTAGATATTATGGATTTTGCCAATTGTAAGAACAGGGAGGACTGGATAAAAAATAAGAATATGAAGGCATTTACATTAGTAAATCCTGATTGGGAAATAAGTGAAATAGATGTTGTAATAGATAGCCCGGTGGATTATAAAAAGGGGATAGAGAATGTAGATTACATCCAATTAGAAAACACCTCTATTCCAGTAATATCTATTGATGACCTTATAGAGATGAAAAGGGTTTCTAACAGAAAGCAGGATGAGGCAGATATAAGGCATCTTTTAAGGATAAAACAATGAAAGAAAAGGAAGGATTTGAATATTATTTGGATGATGAGGTGATAGAAAGATATAAAGAAAAGCCTTATGAATTAAGGCTTAAATGGTTATATTTTGGGTCTCTTTTAAGAAAAAAATATCCAAAGAAAATTATTGAGATACAGGATAGGTTTAGAAGGAATGAAGAATAAAGTTTTTATACTTGCTTTGCTATGGTCGTTATTGGCATATCCCTATACCATAACAAATACAGCACAAATCTCTGGGGCTAATTTTTCTACGATAACAACAAATTCTGTTTATACAACCCATTATAAAAGGGGAATTCTCTCTGGAAATATAAAGGATGTCCTTTCCAATATGCCCATTTTTGCAACCCTAACACTTAATGGAACAAGCTCGGGCGGATTTGGAACATATTCCATTTTTAATTATATCTTAAGCGATGGCACAACAAGAACATTTACAGCAAGCAATCCAGATTACTATGAAAAGACAAAAATAACAAGCCTTTCTTCTTCAACAACTAACCTTAATTTTTCCCTTTGTCCAAAAAAGAGGGATATTCCAGAATATACCTGGCGTATGGTCTCTTTTCCAGCTGACCCATCTGGAAATGCAAGTATTTTGGGAAATACATTAGAAACAGGCGATGACCTTGGAAGAATAGACCAGGAGAATTGGAGAACATATATCTGGGATGAGGATGCAATAGAGGATGATTACCTGTCAAAATATAGAAACCCGGCAACCATAACATCTGGTCTTGGATATTGGTTTAAGTATTATAACAAAGGAACAATTTCATTATTTACCCAAGGAACACCAAGTTCAGCCACCTATACCATTCCATTAAAAGCAGGATGGAATATGATAGGAAATCCATCTATTTTTAAAATAAACAAGAATAGCATTAAAGAGCAAGTT contains:
- a CDS encoding type II toxin-antitoxin system mRNA interferase toxin, RelE/StbE family; translated protein: MSSSFKRAFKKMIYKNKELEDKFFEKLEVFTKNPFEGSLRTHKLTGKLKGWWSFSLDYEKRIIFKFLEGNRVLLIDIGSHNEVY
- a CDS encoding nucleotidyltransferase domain-containing protein; translation: MGLIHQEDIMSAILKACPDVERVFLFGSRARRDYKNPHCDIDIGIMGKNRLSSLELSRIDDELDKIDTLYTIEVVDFSKRDDEFSKEALRDIELLYEKG
- a CDS encoding HI0074 family nucleotidyltransferase substrate-binding subunit; its protein translation is MKRDNLSKQLKDAYERLKEALAIPLSESPLALDGTIQRFEFTFELCWKTLKAILDDEGTVCYSPKSCLKEAFHLYNENIALGIYKTIKERHYLIDSLIKEISNA
- a CDS encoding DUF6036 family nucleotidyltransferase; translation: MLDYLEIFRAFNKGGIRYIVVGGLAVNLQGIPRMTYDIDIILDLEDKNIERFTSLLKEWGFKPRVPVDIMDFANCKNREDWIKNKNMKAFTLVNPDWEISEIDVVIDSPVDYKKGIENVDYIQLENTSIPVISIDDLIEMKRVSNRKQDEADIRHLLRIKQ